A DNA window from Labrus mixtus chromosome 4, fLabMix1.1, whole genome shotgun sequence contains the following coding sequences:
- the LOC132972812 gene encoding dispanin subfamily A member 2b-like, with product MNPEGVPLQGRGYEGYPGQPGYPGQPTMVQSTIVNIVTEPPNDHIIWSLCCFVYSNPFCLGLVALIYSIKSRDRKMVGDLEGARHYGATARTLNIVSSVLVGLGILISIITISVIIQRLQEIYYYPGHGYYGN from the exons ATGAATCCTGAAGGTGTTCCACTGCAGGGGAGGGGATATGAAGGATATCCAGGACAGCCTGGATATCCAGGACAGCCTACAATGGTTCAGTCCACCATTGTGAACATCGTCACTGAGCCCCCCAATGATCACATCATCTGGTCCCTCTGCTGCTTCGTCTACTCGAACCCCTTCTGCCTCGGACTGGTGGCTCTCATCTACTCTATCAAG TCCAGAGATCGGAAGATGGTTGGTGATCTGGAGGGGGCTCGTCATTATGGAGCAACCGCCCGCACCCTCAACATTGTATCTTCTGTTTTGGTTGGCTTAGGGATCCTTATCTCCATTATTACCATCAGTGTGATCATTCAGAGACTTCAGGAAATTTACTATTATCCTGGTCATGGTTATTATGGAAACTGA
- the cat gene encoding catalase, with protein sequence MADSRDKATDQMKLWKESRGVQRPDTLTTGAGHPIGDKLNEQTAGPRGPLLVQDVVFTDEMAHFDRERIPERVVHAKGAGAFGYFEVTHDISRYTKAKVFEHVGKTTPIAIRFSTVAGESGSADTVRDPRGFAVKFYTEEGNWDLTGNNTPIFFIRDALLFPSFIHSQKRNPQTHMKDPDMVWDFWSLRPESLHQVTFLFSDRGLPDGYRHMNGYGSHTFKLVNADEEGFYCKFHFKTDQGIKNLPVEKADRLASTNPDYAIGDLFNAIANGNYPSWTFHIQVMTFEEAEKFQFNPFDLTKVWSHKEYPLIPVGKLVLNRNPMNYFAEVEQLAFDPSNMPPGVEASPDKMLQGRLFSYPDTHRHRLGANYLQLPVNCPFRTRVTNYQRDGPMCMFDNQGGAPNYYPNSFSAPDTQPRFVESKFKVSPDVSRYNSADEDNVTQVRTFYTEVLNEEERERLCSNMAGALKGAQLFIQKRMVENLKAVHPDYGNQVQNLLNKFNNEAQQNTPVHVYSRPGVSAVAASSKM encoded by the exons ATGGCTGACAGCAGGGATAAAGCTACCGACCAAATGAAGCTGTGGAAGGAGAGCAGAGGCGTGCAG AGGCCGGACACACTGACCACAGGCGCGGGCCATCCTATCGGAGACAAGCTCAACGAGCAGACTGCAGGACCCAGgggccctctgctggttcaggATGTGGTCTTCACAGATGAGATGGCCCACTTTGACCGAGAACGAATCCCGGAGAGAGTGGTGCATGCCAAAGGGGCGG GGGCGTTTGGCTACTTTGAGGTGACTCATGACATCAGTCGCTACACCAAGGCTAAAGTGTTTGAACATGTTGGCAAGACAACACCTATTGCAATCCGCTTCTCCACTGTGG CTGGTGAGTCAGGATCAGCAGACACGGTGCGAGACCCCCGAGGCTTCGCTGTCAAGTTTTACACTGAGGAGGGCAACTGGGACCTGACTGGCAACAACACCCCCATTTTCTTCATCAGGGACGCCCTGCTG TTCCCGTCCTTCATCCACTCCCAGAAGCGCAATCCTCAGACTCACATGAAAGACCCCGACATGGTGTGGGACTTCTGGAGCCTGAGGCCTGAGAGTCTGCATCAG GTGACTTTCTTGTTCAGTGATCGAGGTTTGCCTGATGGCTACCGTCACATGAATGGCTACGGCTCTCACACCTTCAAACTGGTGAACGCTGATGAAGAGGGCTTCTACTGCAAGTTCCACTTCAAG ACTGATCAAGGAATAAAGAATCTGCCAGTGGAGAAGGCAGACCGCCTGGCCTCAACCAACCCAGATTATGCCATTGGAGACTTGTTCAACGCCATTGCCAATGGAAACTACCCATCCTGGACTTTTCACATCCAGGTCATGACCTTTGAGGAGGCAGAGAAGTTCCAGTTTAACCCCTTCGATCTTACCAAG GTTTGGTCTCACAAAGAGTACCCTCTGATCCCTGTGGGCAAACTGGTGCTCAATAGGAACCCAATGAACTACTTTGCTGAGGTGGAGCAGCTCGCCTTCGATCCCAGCAACATGCCACCAGGCGTCGAGGCCAGCCCAGACAAgatgctgcag GGCCGCCTCTTCTCCTACCCAGACACGCATCGACACCGGCTGGGAGCTAACTACCTGCAGCTCCCTGTCAACTGTCCATTCAGGACCCGTGTGACCAACTACCAGCGCGATGGTCCAATGTGCATGTTTGACAACCAAG GTGGAGCCCCAAACTACTATCCCAACAGCTTCAGTGCTCCTGACACCCAGCCTCGGTTTGTGGAGTCCAAGTTCAAGGTGTCTCCAGATGTGAGCCGTTACAACAGTGCAGATGAGGACAATGTCACACAG GTTCGGACCTTCTACACCGAGGTGTTGAATGAGGAGGAGCGGGAGAGGCTTTGCAGTAACATGGCTGGTGCCCTGAAAGGAGCCCAGCTCTTCATCCAAAAGCGCATG gttGAGAACTTGAAGGCTGTCCATCCAGACTATGGAAACCAGGTTCAGAATCTTCTCAACAAGTTCAATAATGAGGCCCAGCAG AACACACCCGTGCATGTCTACAGCCGTCCAGGAGTCTCGGCCGTCGCCGCATCCTCCAAGATGTGA
- the syt12 gene encoding synaptotagmin-12: protein MSSAQSGDIPGYHLSVVRNPPGWEVGIYLVGFFVLLGVAGLNIWKLWKSGTFPAPSPFPNFDYRYLQEKYGNSFSEVRQKRVAANNHRRTSTTSSRKPSLALGDTPDGFRDLGHLELMSRELDPTGMAQINRSMSTDSLSSISSIANNFGHDVTVGQLEVTLEFEPSRQPGQGTGLLHISLHQGKDLLEREEGDFPGCFIRVSLGPEELNVGVTRVQTNAFTVIFDERYSIPVDLSMLEEYNLRFAAFGIDADERNISAGVADLKLSDLDLTIRAFNAWLYLQDVNKAVDAVGEILLSLSYLPTAERLTVVVAKCKSLVWTNSKNTADPFVKVYLLQDGRKISKKKTSTKRDDTNPIFNEAMIFSVPSIVLQELSLRVTVAEATDDGRGENLGHVIIGPEASGMGITHWNQMLATLRKPVSMWHPLRRI, encoded by the exons ATGTCCTCGGCTCAAAGTGGGGATATACCAGGATACCATCTGAGTG TGGTGCGTAACCCGCCCGGCTGGGAGGTTGGGATCTACCTGGTTGGCTTCTTTGTGCTGCTCGGTGTGGCCGGGCTCAACATCTGGAAGTTGTGGAAATCTGGAACCTTCCCTGCACCGTCCCCCTTCCCCAACTTTGACTATCGATATCTTCAAGAAAAATATGGAAACTCCTTCTCAGAAGTCAGACAgaag CGAGTGGCTGCCAACAACCACCGGCGGACCTCCACCACGTCCAGCCGCAAACCCAGCCTGGCTCTGGGCGACACCCCAGACGGTTTCAGGGACCTGGGTCACCTGGAGCTGATGAGCAGGGAGCTGGACCCGACCGGCATGGCCCAGATCAACCGGTCCATGTCCACCGACTCACTCAGCTCCATCTCCTCCATCGCCAACAACTTTGGCCATGACGTCACGGTCGGCCAGCTGGAGGTGACGCTCGAGTTTGAGCCGTCCAGGCAGCCGGGCCAGGGGACGGGACTGCTCCACATCTCTCTGCACCAGGGCAAAGAcctgctggagagggaggagggggacttCCCCGGCTGCTTCATCAGAGTCTCCCTGGGGCCAGAGGAGCTCAATGTGGGAGTCACAAGG GTCCAAACGAACGCATTCACCGTGATCTTTGATGAGCGCTACTCCATCCCCGTGGACCTGTCCATGCTGGAGGAGTACAACCTGCGTTTCGCCGCTTTTGGTATTGATGCCGATGAGAGAAACATCAGCGCCGGTGTCGCAGATCTCAAGCTGTCAGACCTGGACCTGACCATCAGAGCGTTCAACGCCTGGCTCTACCTTCAGGACGTCAATAAG GCTGTGGATGCAGTCGGCGAGATCCTGTTGTCTCTGAGTTATTTGCCGACTGCAGAGCGCCTCACAGTGGTGGTGGCAAAGTGTAAGAGCCTGGTGTGGACCAACAGCAAGAACACTGCAG ATCCGTTCGTCAAAGTTTATCTCCTGCAAGACGGGAGGAAGATCAGCAAGAAGAAGACGTCCACCAAAAGAGACGACACAAACCCCATCTTCAACGAGGCCATGATCTTCTCTGTGCCGTCCATAGTTCTGCAG GAGCTCTCCCTGAGGGTGACGGTAGCCGAGGCAACAGACGACGGCCGGGGTGAGAACCTGGGTCATGTTATCATCGGGCCCGAGGCCAGCGGCATGGGGATCACCCACTGGAACCAGATGCTCGCCACTCTGAGGAAACCTGTGTCCATGTGGCACCCTCTGCGCAGGATCTAG